One Pseudomonas muyukensis DNA segment encodes these proteins:
- a CDS encoding PadR family transcriptional regulator: MRDPASHDFHERRHGRGEREHSRGERGPRVFAPGDLKLLMLAMLAEQPGHGYDLIRQIESLFDGSYSPSPGVIYPTLSYLEEAEQITGTTQGSKRLYTITDTGRAALTEQATALEGVRMRLEVSKRALRGHDRPAQIHEAVGNLRHALHMHNGRWTPDEIERVRTLLNDTAKAIASGPAAPVKEDTP; the protein is encoded by the coding sequence ATGCGCGACCCTGCCTCCCATGATTTTCACGAGCGCCGCCACGGTCGTGGCGAGCGCGAGCACAGCCGTGGCGAACGCGGCCCACGGGTATTCGCCCCAGGCGACCTGAAACTGCTGATGCTGGCGATGCTCGCCGAGCAGCCCGGCCACGGCTACGACCTGATCCGCCAGATCGAAAGCCTCTTCGACGGCAGCTACAGCCCCAGCCCCGGTGTTATCTACCCGACCCTGAGCTACCTCGAGGAAGCCGAGCAGATCACCGGCACCACCCAGGGCAGCAAGCGCCTCTACACCATCACCGACACCGGCCGTGCCGCGCTGACCGAACAGGCGACGGCGCTGGAAGGTGTGCGCATGCGCCTGGAAGTGAGCAAGCGCGCCCTGCGCGGCCACGACCGGCCGGCGCAAATCCATGAGGCCGTCGGCAACCTGCGCCACGCCCTGCACATGCACAACGGGCGCTGGACGCCCGACGAAATCGAGCGGGTCCGCACCCTGCTCAACGACACCGCCAAGGCCATCGCCTCCGGGCCGGCCGCACCTGTTAAGGAAGACACCCCATGA
- a CDS encoding Pr6Pr family membrane protein: MPRRPWLSLAAVLGWTGLAIQLYLVLLARWQEQASLLGGLVNLFCFFTVLTNTLVATVLSQAAFGRESAARRWWLSPAISAGVTASIVLVALAYSLLLRHLWQPQGWQWLADELLHDVMPVLFVVYWWRVVPKGQLRLWHLAAWALYPALYFAFVLLRGHEIGVYPYPFVDVARLGYGQVMVNALAVLAGFWGIAAVLLGVDRWLGRRRA, from the coding sequence ATGCCACGCCGCCCCTGGCTGAGCCTGGCTGCCGTCCTGGGCTGGACGGGGCTGGCGATCCAGCTGTACCTGGTGCTGCTGGCGCGCTGGCAGGAGCAGGCCAGCCTGCTCGGTGGGCTGGTCAACCTGTTCTGCTTCTTCACGGTGCTGACCAATACCCTGGTGGCCACCGTGCTGAGCCAGGCCGCGTTTGGCCGTGAATCGGCGGCGCGGCGCTGGTGGCTGTCCCCGGCGATCAGTGCAGGCGTCACCGCCAGCATCGTCTTGGTCGCCCTGGCCTACAGCCTGCTGCTGCGTCACCTGTGGCAGCCCCAGGGCTGGCAATGGCTGGCGGACGAGCTGCTGCACGACGTGATGCCGGTGCTGTTCGTCGTGTATTGGTGGCGCGTGGTGCCCAAGGGGCAGCTGCGGCTCTGGCACCTGGCGGCCTGGGCGTTGTACCCGGCGTTGTACTTCGCCTTCGTGCTGCTGCGCGGGCATGAGATCGGGGTGTATCCCTACCCGTTCGTGGACGTGGCGCGGTTGGGCTATGGGCAGGTGATGGTGAACGCGCTGGCGGTGTTGGCGGGGTTCTGGGGCATCGCCGCGGTGTTGCTGGGCGTGGACCGCTGGCTGGGACGCCGGCGGGCGTAG
- a CDS encoding amino acid permease translates to MSVGNHPAHGESAQGGPLKRELGERHIRLMALGACIGVGLFLGSAKAIEMAGPAIMLSYIIGGLAILVIMRALGEMAVHNPVAGSFSRYAQDYLGPLAGFLTGWNYWFLWLVTCVAEITAVAIYMGIWFPDVPRWIWALMALGSMGAINLIAVKAFGEFEFWFALIKIVTIIAMVLGGIGIIAFGFGNDGVAMGISNLWSNGGFMPNGVTGVLMSLQMVMFAYLGVEMIGLTAGEARNPQKTIPQAIGSVFWRILLFYVGALFVILSIYPWNEIGSQGSPFVMTFERLGIKTAAGIINFVVITAALSSCNGGIFSTGRMLYSLAQNGQAPATFARTSKSGVPRNALLLSIGALLLGVLANYLVPEKVFVWVTSIATFGAIWTWVMILLAQLKFRAGLSSAERNALKYRMWLWPLSSYLALAFLVLVVGLMAYFPDTRVALYIGPAFLVLLTVLYYTLRLAPKEAQGVVSTAS, encoded by the coding sequence ATGTCCGTCGGCAACCACCCTGCCCATGGCGAGTCCGCCCAAGGCGGCCCGCTCAAGCGCGAGCTGGGCGAACGGCACATCCGTCTGATGGCCCTTGGCGCTTGTATCGGCGTCGGTCTGTTCCTCGGTTCGGCCAAGGCCATCGAAATGGCCGGCCCCGCCATCATGCTGTCCTACATCATCGGTGGCCTGGCCATCCTGGTGATCATGCGCGCCCTCGGCGAGATGGCCGTGCACAACCCGGTCGCAGGCTCCTTCAGCCGTTACGCGCAAGACTACCTTGGCCCGCTGGCCGGCTTTCTCACCGGCTGGAACTACTGGTTCCTGTGGCTGGTGACCTGCGTTGCCGAGATCACTGCGGTGGCCATCTACATGGGCATCTGGTTCCCCGACGTGCCGCGCTGGATCTGGGCGCTGATGGCCCTGGGCAGCATGGGTGCGATCAACCTGATCGCGGTCAAGGCGTTCGGTGAGTTCGAGTTCTGGTTCGCCCTGATCAAGATCGTCACCATCATCGCCATGGTGCTCGGCGGCATCGGCATCATCGCCTTCGGCTTCGGTAACGACGGCGTGGCCATGGGCATCTCCAACCTGTGGAGCAACGGCGGCTTCATGCCCAACGGCGTGACTGGCGTGCTGATGTCGCTGCAGATGGTGATGTTCGCCTACCTGGGCGTGGAAATGATCGGCCTGACCGCCGGTGAGGCACGCAACCCGCAGAAGACCATCCCGCAGGCCATCGGCTCGGTGTTCTGGCGCATCCTGCTGTTCTACGTGGGCGCGCTGTTCGTGATCCTGTCGATCTACCCGTGGAACGAGATCGGCAGCCAGGGCAGCCCGTTCGTCATGACCTTCGAGCGCCTCGGTATCAAGACCGCCGCCGGCATCATCAACTTCGTGGTGATCACCGCCGCGCTGTCGTCATGCAACGGCGGTATCTTCAGCACCGGGCGCATGCTCTACAGCCTGGCGCAGAACGGCCAGGCCCCGGCCACCTTCGCCCGCACCTCGAAGAGCGGCGTGCCGCGCAATGCGCTGTTGCTGTCGATCGGCGCGCTGCTGCTGGGCGTGCTGGCCAACTACCTGGTGCCGGAGAAGGTGTTCGTCTGGGTGACCTCGATCGCGACCTTCGGCGCGATCTGGACCTGGGTGATGATCCTGCTGGCGCAACTGAAGTTCCGTGCCGGGCTGAGCAGCGCCGAGCGCAATGCGCTGAAGTACCGCATGTGGCTGTGGCCGCTGAGCTCGTACCTGGCGCTGGCGTTCCTGGTGCTGGTGGTGGGGCTGATGGCGTACTTCCCGGATACCCGCGTGGCGCTGTACATCGGCCCGGCGTTCCTGGTGTTGCTGACGGTGCTGTACTACACCTTGCGCCTGGCGCCTAAAGAGGCCCAGGGCGTGGTGAGTACCGCCTCCTGA
- a CDS encoding type B 50S ribosomal protein L31, translating into MKAGIHPAYRPVLFHDTAADVYFLIGSTVDTDRTQVHSDGQTYPYVALDVSSASHPVYTGQQRKTTVEGRVAGFNKRFAGFQAKR; encoded by the coding sequence ATGAAAGCTGGCATCCATCCCGCGTATCGTCCGGTGCTGTTCCACGACACGGCTGCCGATGTGTACTTCCTGATCGGTTCGACGGTGGACACCGATCGCACCCAGGTGCACAGCGATGGGCAGACCTATCCGTACGTGGCGCTGGATGTGTCCAGTGCCTCGCATCCGGTGTATACCGGGCAGCAGCGCAAGACCACCGTGGAAGGGCGGGTGGCCGGGTTCAACAAGCGCTTCGCCGGGTTCCAGGCCAAGCGCTGA
- a CDS encoding siderophore-interacting protein: MNDSIHRVNHEIRQRRLDVLRVTELTPRMRRITLGGAELAGFTSVGSDDHVKLLFAANAAEQKAIDARNLGRDGGARPTMREYTPRRIDLLNNELDIDFVLHGDGPASTWAAQAAPGQTLDIAGPRASMVVPDIFDSYLLIGDETAIPAIARRLDELPAGRQVLAVIQIEDEQERQPLPSKAQLEVIWVRRGQEDVLDKVKHLALPPGRLYAWVALEKGLTRQAKALLLDKGVQEEALKAVAYWRADGTAEDE, translated from the coding sequence ATGAACGACAGCATCCACCGCGTCAACCACGAGATCCGCCAGCGCCGCCTCGACGTGCTGCGGGTCACCGAGCTCACCCCGCGCATGCGCCGTATCACCCTCGGTGGCGCGGAACTGGCCGGTTTCACCAGCGTCGGCAGCGACGACCACGTCAAGCTGCTGTTCGCTGCCAATGCCGCAGAGCAAAAGGCCATCGACGCCCGCAACCTGGGCCGCGACGGCGGTGCCCGGCCGACCATGCGCGAGTACACGCCACGGCGCATCGACCTGCTGAACAACGAGCTGGACATCGACTTCGTGCTGCATGGCGACGGCCCGGCGTCCACCTGGGCGGCCCAGGCCGCGCCCGGCCAGACCCTGGACATCGCCGGCCCGCGGGCCTCGATGGTGGTGCCGGACATCTTCGACAGTTACCTGCTGATCGGCGATGAAACGGCGATCCCAGCCATCGCCCGGCGCCTCGATGAACTGCCGGCGGGCCGCCAGGTACTGGCGGTGATCCAGATCGAGGACGAACAGGAACGCCAACCGTTGCCGAGCAAGGCGCAGCTCGAGGTGATCTGGGTACGCCGGGGCCAGGAAGATGTGTTGGACAAGGTCAAGCACCTGGCTCTGCCCCCAGGCCGCCTGTATGCCTGGGTCGCGCTGGAAAAAGGCCTGACCCGCCAGGCCAAGGCGCTGCTGCTGGACAAGGGCGTTCAGGAAGAGGCCTTGAAAGCGGTCGCCTACTGGCGTGCCGACGGTACCGCTGAGGACGAGTGA
- a CDS encoding transglycosylase domain-containing protein: protein MGALWQSEPTRTEAPKAPQAEAPLPKTPRQRRLWWRLILLILLVAMVAVGFAVYDEVQTSRVQSREFSRLASTLTYALEPGPSDAIVYPGEGPFDKRLGYSALGEFLPRLLKRDYLINQQVRFSPALMNYVEHGLFVPYIEKIQAGLSITDCRGDTLYQYNYPQHLYPNFAAIPPVMVNSLLFIENRELLDPKDPQNNPAVDWPRFAKAAYSQVAKYLALPGQSAGGSTLATQLEKYRHSPDGLTVSGAEKIRQMLSASVRAYQGGPDTTEARERIVRDYLNSVPLSAVPGHGEVHGMAEGLRVWYGADFDQVNQALNGSATDDKSLAERGLALRQVLSLMIAQRRPSHYLSKGRLELAELTDSHIRVLAANAIIDRPLADAALASKAVYRDWVAQPTIVPIITNKGISLARNRLAAMLNRPLYDLDRLDLSATSTLQADLQVQVSQYLKNLADPEFAAQIGLIGERLLTAKTTDQVSYSFTLFERTADGSRVRVQTDSTNQPFDINEGSKLELGSTAKLRVLTTYLEIVAELHDKYAGKPAAELKKVPVAELDRISQWSLEWLSLNGKNQSLDAMLDAALERKYSANTGEAFFTGGGMHVFNNFRKEDNGRNPTLKDALRESINLPFIRLMRDIVRYVTYQQPFNREPLLKDDTDPRRQEYLARFADREGTNYMMRFWKKYQRKTSQQRLDTFLDSLRVTPQRLAAVHRYLFPEASQETFNAFVRAHSKGDKLAAAKLTDGRLVEMYDAYGPGKYDLPDQGYIAKVHPLDLWMLGYLLKNPGASLKDTLNASRFERQEVYGWLFKSRHQGARDSRIRTMVEIEAFTDIHQRWKRVGYPFDHLVPSLATAIGSSGDRPAALSELVGIIQNDGVRLPTLRIDTLHFAQNTPYETQLISDPDRGQRILPVEVARALKGAMSQVVDAGTARRISGSFKLHDGTPLVMGGKTGTGDNRIESFGAGGRLIGSRSLNRTATFVFFLGDNHFGTLTAFVPGRSAEAFKFTSALPVQVLKGMAPILMPYLEPGNPTACKAPEVAAQP from the coding sequence ATGGGCGCACTGTGGCAATCGGAACCAACCAGAACGGAAGCACCCAAAGCACCTCAGGCTGAAGCCCCCTTGCCCAAGACCCCACGCCAGCGTCGCCTGTGGTGGCGGCTGATCCTGCTGATCCTGCTGGTGGCCATGGTCGCCGTGGGCTTTGCCGTCTATGACGAAGTCCAGACCTCGCGCGTGCAGTCCCGCGAATTCAGCCGCCTGGCCAGTACCCTGACCTACGCCCTGGAGCCCGGCCCCAGCGACGCCATCGTCTATCCTGGCGAGGGCCCATTCGACAAGCGCCTGGGCTACAGCGCCCTGGGCGAGTTCCTGCCGCGGCTGCTCAAGCGCGATTACCTGATCAACCAGCAGGTACGCTTCTCCCCGGCGCTGATGAACTATGTCGAGCACGGCCTGTTCGTGCCCTACATCGAGAAGATCCAGGCCGGCCTGTCGATCACCGACTGCCGCGGCGACACGCTGTACCAGTACAACTACCCGCAACACCTGTACCCGAACTTCGCGGCGATCCCGCCGGTGATGGTCAACAGCCTGCTGTTCATCGAGAACCGCGAGCTGCTCGACCCGAAGGACCCGCAAAACAACCCGGCGGTGGACTGGCCGCGCTTCGCCAAGGCCGCCTACAGCCAGGTGGCCAAGTACCTGGCCCTGCCCGGCCAGTCCGCCGGCGGCAGCACCCTGGCCACCCAGTTGGAGAAGTACCGCCACTCGCCGGACGGGCTGACCGTCTCCGGCGCCGAGAAGATCCGCCAGATGCTGTCGGCCAGCGTGCGTGCCTACCAGGGCGGGCCCGACACCACCGAGGCGCGCGAACGCATCGTGCGCGACTACCTCAACAGCGTGCCGCTGTCGGCGGTGCCCGGCCATGGCGAAGTGCACGGCATGGCCGAGGGGCTGCGGGTGTGGTACGGCGCCGACTTCGACCAGGTCAACCAGGCGCTCAATGGCAGCGCCACCGATGACAAGAGCCTGGCCGAGCGTGGCCTGGCCCTGCGCCAGGTGCTGTCGCTGATGATCGCCCAGCGCCGCCCTTCGCATTACCTGTCCAAGGGCCGCCTGGAGCTGGCCGAGCTCACCGATTCGCACATTCGCGTGCTGGCGGCCAATGCCATCATCGACCGGCCCCTGGCCGACGCCGCCCTGGCCAGCAAGGCGGTGTACCGCGACTGGGTGGCGCAGCCGACCATCGTGCCGATCATCACCAACAAGGGCATCAGCCTGGCCCGCAACCGCCTGGCGGCCATGCTCAACCGCCCGCTGTACGACCTCGACCGCCTCGACCTGTCGGCCACCAGCACCCTGCAGGCCGACCTGCAGGTGCAGGTCAGCCAGTACCTGAAGAACCTCGCCGACCCCGAGTTCGCCGCGCAGATCGGCCTGATCGGTGAACGCCTGCTCACCGCCAAGACCACCGACCAGGTGAGCTACAGCTTCACCCTGTTCGAACGCACCGCCGACGGTTCGCGGGTGCGGGTGCAGACCGACAGCACCAACCAGCCCTTCGACATCAACGAAGGCAGCAAGCTGGAGCTGGGCTCCACCGCCAAGCTGCGAGTGCTCACCACCTACCTGGAGATCGTCGCCGAGCTGCACGACAAGTACGCCGGCAAGCCCGCCGCCGAGCTGAAGAAGGTGCCGGTGGCCGAGCTCGACCGCATCAGCCAATGGTCGCTGGAGTGGCTGAGCCTCAACGGCAAGAACCAGAGCCTGGATGCCATGCTCGACGCGGCGCTGGAGCGCAAGTACTCGGCCAACACCGGCGAGGCCTTCTTCACCGGCGGCGGCATGCATGTGTTCAACAACTTCCGCAAGGAAGACAACGGCCGCAACCCAACCCTCAAGGATGCCCTGCGCGAATCGATCAACCTGCCGTTCATCCGCCTGATGCGCGACATCGTGCGCTATGTCACCTACCAGCAGCCGTTCAACCGCGAGCCCCTGCTCAAGGACGACACCGACCCGCGCCGCCAGGAATACCTGGCGCGCTTCGCCGACCGCGAAGGCACCAACTACATGATGCGGTTCTGGAAGAAATACCAGCGCAAGACCTCGCAGCAACGCCTGGACACCTTCCTCGACAGCCTGCGGGTAACCCCGCAGCGCCTGGCCGCGGTGCACCGCTACCTGTTCCCCGAGGCCAGCCAGGAAACCTTCAACGCCTTCGTCCGCGCCCACAGCAAGGGCGACAAGCTGGCCGCGGCCAAGCTCACCGACGGCCGCCTGGTGGAGATGTACGATGCCTATGGCCCCGGCAAGTACGACCTGCCCGACCAGGGCTACATCGCCAAGGTCCACCCGCTGGACCTGTGGATGCTCGGCTACTTGCTGAAGAACCCCGGCGCCTCGCTCAAGGACACCCTCAACGCCAGCCGTTTCGAGCGCCAGGAAGTCTACGGCTGGCTGTTCAAGAGCCGCCACCAGGGCGCCCGCGACAGCCGCATACGCACCATGGTCGAGATCGAGGCCTTCACCGACATCCACCAGCGCTGGAAACGCGTCGGCTACCCGTTCGACCATCTGGTGCCATCGCTGGCCACTGCCATCGGCAGCTCCGGCGACCGCCCCGCCGCCCTTTCCGAGCTGGTGGGGATCATCCAGAACGACGGGGTGCGCCTGCCGACCCTGCGCATCGACACCCTGCACTTCGCCCAAAACACGCCCTACGAGACCCAATTGATCAGCGACCCCGACCGCGGCCAGCGAATCCTCCCGGTGGAAGTGGCGCGGGCGCTCAAGGGCGCCATGTCGCAAGTGGTCGATGCCGGCACCGCGCGGCGCATCTCCGGCAGCTTCAAGCTGCACGACGGTACGCCGCTGGTGATGGGCGGCAAGACCGGCACCGGCGACAACCGCATCGAAAGCTTCGGCGCCGGCGGCCGGCTGATTGGTTCGCGCTCGCTGAACCGCACCGCCACCTTCGTGTTCTTCCTCGGCGACAACCACTTCGGCACCCTGACAGCGTTCGTGCCGGGGCGCTCGGCCGAGGCCTTCAAGTTCACTTCGGCGCTGCCGGTACAGGTGCTCAAGGGCATGGCGCCGATCCTCATGCCGTACCTGGAACCGGGCAACCCTACGGCCTGCAAGGCGCCGGAAGTGGCCGCGCAGCCATGA
- a CDS encoding FMN-binding glutamate synthase family protein: protein MSLSLLSRYAFFAACVLFTLASLPLLAHDWLWPFTLTTGVLSLVGLFDLLQQRHAVRRNYPILGNIRYLVEGIRPEIRQYLLESDSDALPFSRAQRSLVYARAKNEASDKPFGTLIDVYESGFEFIGHSMRPAPLADPASFRVVVGGPQCSQPYSASIFNISAMSFGSLSANAIRALNQGAKLGNFHHDTGEGSISPYHREHGGDLVWELGSGYFGCRTPDGRFDPERFASQAQNPQVRMIEIKMSQGAKPGHGGILPKHKVTEEIAETRGVMMGEDCISPSRHSAFSTPIEMMQFIAQLRELSGGKPVGFKFCLGHPWEFMGIAKAMLETGILPDFIVVDGKEGGTGAAPVEFTDHIGVPLREGLLFVHNTLVGLNLRDKIKLGASGKIVSAFDIASVLAIGADWANSARGFMFAIGCIQSQSCHTNKCPTGVATQDALRQRALVVPDKAQRVLNFHHNTLRALAEMLAAAGLEHPAQLEAKHLVRRISATEIKLFSQMHVFLKPGELLTGEVNGQFYSRMWQLARADSFEPHSEVAA from the coding sequence ATGAGCCTGTCACTTCTCAGCCGTTACGCCTTTTTCGCCGCCTGCGTGCTGTTCACCCTCGCCAGCCTGCCATTGCTCGCCCACGACTGGCTGTGGCCCTTCACCCTGACCACTGGGGTGCTCAGCCTGGTCGGCCTGTTCGACCTGCTGCAACAACGCCACGCGGTGCGCCGCAACTACCCGATCCTCGGCAACATCCGCTACCTGGTCGAAGGCATCCGCCCGGAGATCCGCCAGTACCTGCTGGAGTCCGACAGCGATGCGCTGCCCTTCTCCCGCGCCCAGCGCTCGCTGGTCTACGCCCGGGCCAAGAACGAGGCCTCGGACAAACCCTTCGGCACCCTGATCGATGTCTACGAGTCGGGCTTCGAATTCATCGGCCACTCCATGCGCCCGGCGCCGCTGGCCGACCCAGCCAGCTTCCGCGTGGTGGTCGGCGGCCCGCAGTGCAGCCAGCCGTACTCGGCGTCGATCTTCAACATTTCCGCCATGAGCTTCGGCTCGCTCAGCGCCAACGCCATCCGCGCCCTCAACCAGGGCGCCAAGCTGGGCAACTTCCACCATGACACCGGCGAGGGCAGCATCAGCCCCTATCACCGCGAACACGGCGGCGACCTGGTCTGGGAGCTGGGCAGCGGCTATTTTGGCTGCCGTACCCCGGACGGGCGCTTCGACCCCGAGCGCTTCGCCAGCCAGGCGCAGAACCCGCAAGTGCGGATGATCGAGATCAAGATGAGCCAAGGCGCCAAGCCCGGCCATGGCGGCATCCTGCCCAAGCACAAGGTGACCGAGGAAATCGCCGAGACCCGCGGCGTGATGATGGGCGAGGACTGCATTTCACCTTCGCGCCACAGCGCGTTCTCCACCCCCATCGAAATGATGCAGTTCATCGCCCAGCTGCGTGAGCTGTCTGGCGGCAAGCCGGTGGGCTTCAAGTTCTGCCTGGGCCACCCGTGGGAATTCATGGGCATCGCCAAGGCCATGCTGGAGACCGGCATCCTCCCCGACTTCATCGTCGTCGATGGCAAGGAAGGCGGCACCGGCGCGGCACCGGTGGAGTTCACCGACCATATCGGCGTGCCCCTGCGCGAAGGCCTGTTGTTCGTGCACAACACCCTGGTGGGCCTGAACCTGCGCGACAAGATCAAGCTCGGCGCCAGCGGCAAGATCGTCAGCGCCTTCGACATCGCCAGCGTGCTGGCCATCGGCGCCGACTGGGCCAACTCGGCGCGCGGCTTCATGTTCGCCATCGGCTGCATCCAGTCGCAGAGCTGCCACACCAACAAGTGCCCGACCGGCGTGGCCACCCAGGATGCCCTGCGCCAGCGCGCCCTGGTGGTGCCGGACAAGGCCCAGCGGGTGCTCAACTTCCACCACAACACCCTGCGCGCCCTGGCCGAGATGCTTGCCGCGGCGGGGCTGGAGCACCCGGCGCAACTGGAGGCCAAGCACCTGGTGCGGCGGATCTCGGCCACCGAGATCAAGCTGTTCTCGCAGATGCACGTGTTCCTCAAGCCCGGCGAGTTGCTCACCGGCGAGGTCAATGGGCAGTTCTATTCGCGGATGTGGCAGCTGGCCCGGGCCGACAGCTTCGAGCCACACAGCGAGGTGGCGGCCTGA